In Listeria cossartiae subsp. cossartiae, one genomic interval encodes:
- the accD gene encoding acetyl-CoA carboxylase, carboxyltransferase subunit beta: MLGDLFTKPKKRKYATIPSDGTKADVPEGIMTKCPECKKIMYTKELQKNLMVCNYCGFHHPIGANARIDMLVDEGSFEEIDANLTTANPLGFEDYMDRIEKDKQKSGLNEAIVTGHATIDGNPLVIAVMDSRFRMASMGSVVGEKILRAVEDADKTNKPFVIFTASGGARMQEGMLSLMQMAKTSAAFKRFSNHGGLVITVMTHPTTGGVSASFASLGDYNFAEPGALIGFAGRRVIEQTVREELPEDFQTAEFLLKHGQLDDCISRLDLQNKLSFILSIHVKTPEAGGDVDGE, from the coding sequence TTGTTAGGAGACTTGTTTACAAAACCAAAAAAGAGAAAATATGCCACAATTCCTTCTGACGGAACAAAAGCAGATGTTCCAGAAGGTATTATGACAAAATGTCCAGAATGTAAAAAAATAATGTATACCAAAGAATTGCAAAAAAATCTTATGGTATGTAATTATTGTGGTTTTCACCATCCAATTGGGGCAAATGCACGAATCGATATGCTTGTTGATGAAGGATCTTTTGAAGAAATCGATGCTAATTTGACGACAGCAAATCCACTTGGTTTTGAAGATTATATGGATCGAATTGAGAAAGATAAGCAAAAGTCTGGTTTAAATGAGGCAATTGTTACGGGTCATGCGACTATTGATGGTAATCCACTTGTTATTGCAGTGATGGATTCTCGTTTTAGAATGGCGAGCATGGGTTCCGTTGTTGGGGAAAAAATCCTTCGTGCTGTAGAAGACGCTGATAAAACAAATAAACCATTTGTTATTTTCACTGCTTCTGGTGGTGCACGTATGCAAGAAGGGATGCTTTCACTTATGCAAATGGCGAAAACCTCTGCTGCATTTAAACGATTTAGCAACCACGGTGGGCTAGTTATTACGGTTATGACACACCCAACTACTGGTGGCGTTTCTGCTAGTTTTGCATCACTTGGAGACTATAATTTTGCAGAACCAGGCGCACTCATCGGCTTTGCTGGCCGGCGGGTTATTGAGCAAACCGTTCGTGAAGAGTTACCAGAAGACTTCCAAACGGCAGAATTCTTATTAAAACACGGACAACTAGATGATTGTATTTCACGTCTTGATTTGCAAAATAAATTAAGTTTTATTTTAAGTATTCACGTGAAAACACCTGAAGCAGGAGGTGACGTTGATGGCGAATGA